The Engraulis encrasicolus isolate BLACKSEA-1 chromosome 24, IST_EnEncr_1.0, whole genome shotgun sequence DNA window TAGCAATTCAGTCAACTAACCAACCATCATGAAAGTCACAGGGTTTCAGTCTCGTCAGAAAGAGGCAGACAAAGTACCTTCTCTTTTGCTCATGACTTGTTTGAAACTTGCGCTACACGATGAAAAGAACCTAAAATATCCCCCACAAATGAAGATTTCGGTGCACAAAAAATTGGCGTGAGTTCCTTTGCTTACTGTCGCCCACGCAACGTCAGTGTGTAAGTGCAACAAGGATTTTGCCTAGAGTAGACATATTCAGTTCAAGGAACTATTTCTCAACCTCGACATGGGCAAAATAACTAATGTGACTAAATGTTTGATATGATGCGATCTGCATAACAGAAGTCCCCAAGAAAAAGGTAATATTACACTTTCTGATTGTGTTTGGTTCTGGCATGTGGACAGGGTACCCTTTCCTTTCAGGACTTGCGCCATTAAAATGCGTAAAGCCAAGCGGTGTTGCATCTCGGGAAATGAAGTTTACCGGCAGTCTTAGAGTTAAACATAGAACTTCTCACGCTTCAGTATCATATGATTTTATTATATGGGTTTATTTTTCAAATGTAAATGTGTCGCCTGCGTGGGCTACATCATTGGCTATAAATAAATAATCGGGGTCGTCTATAGGGACCTTTACGCAATTGAAAATATTTTTGGATTGGTATTGAAAAAGGCACAATGCATCTAAATTAAAAAGTCACACAAATGTAGGCTATAAACCTATTATTGACCATAGTGAGATACACTGGAGTTCCCACTAATTCCCCACAGATAGGTAGATATTTAACTTGCTACAGGAAAGATTCTTGAATTAAGTATTGCCTAAATTACGCACAGAATTACGCACAGAATTTAGGGAAGCCTAAATGCAGCATAGAAAGTGACTTCAACAGAACAAAAAGAGCATACTGTAGTCTGACAACAACAATCCAAATGTGATAAGCCAAGGGCAAAACGTTATCTGTTGCACAAACGAATTCTCCAACGCTTATAATAATCAGGGTTTTACGAGGAGCCTTCCTTTTTGATAACCCCTATCAGATTTCTATGCCTCTCCAGGAACTATTCCGCGAAGGAATCTTGCCAAAATGTGTACGTGCCGCCTCGTACCTCTTCATGGATCCCTGAACCATTGCCCGTCTCTTGCGCGCTCAAGACCATGCGCAAGGGTTTTGCTTGGCCCAAAGGGGGCAGTGATGATTCATTATTGTGATGATTCACTTTCATGTTGCCCGTCAAAGTTAATGCCCATGCGTGACTATTTGTAATAGCTGAAGTGttttataatgatgatgatgactttaTCTACAAGTGTCTCTTTGATTATTTTACTACAAAATGGTAGGTTATTTGGACACGTAAGTTAGCCTATATGCTGTAGGCATACTGGGAAAAACATTTCGctctgtaaactttcatgtaattaTTTGACCTTAAACGCCAAGGGGAATGTGTTGAATAAAAACACAGCCATCAATAGAGCGAGCAGCCACATTGCGTGATGCGCCCCAGTAGAATGGCTGGGACCAGCCTTCGGTATGCTGACGTAGAGGAGGCAGGGTTTTTTTTCGAGGGAGGACGTGCAGAGCACAGAAGTGTGCGGCGCCATGCGATTGACTTATTAGACTGGGCAGGCAATGGGTGATCCAAAGTCTCTAGATCATTGGAAGCGCCGCGGTTTATAGCGCACTTGGAAACCACATCAACATAAAGAGGGCAGATGTGAACGCATGTGATGAATTCGTCGGTGCTTCGGGAGGGGGGCGTTGGTTGTCTTGCGCTATGGTGCGACGGACAGTGAATTGCTTCCAAACTTAACTGTAACAGAATGCGCATGAAGTCTCGCTATTAAGGGGGTCGTGACATTTCCATTCAGAATGGAAAAAGGCAAGAAAATGGACCCAGATCAAGACCAGCAGTACTGCGAACTTTGCGGGAAAATGGAGAACCTGCTCAAATGTGGACGCTGCCGAAGCTCATTTTACTGTAGCAAAGATCACCAGAAGAAGGATTGGAGAAAGCATAAGCTGGTGTGCAAAGAGGCCGACAAGAGCAAGGTCCCACCAGAATCTGAAAAAACTTCTGAGGCGCCGCAACCATCACCACAAACCAGAAAGGATTCGCTCACACCTCGCTGTGAGCCGGTGGAAAAGATGATCCCTAACGCAGACGTTTCTGGAATAAATAACCACACACAGCATaatggacagacaaacaaacgttCTTTGGACGACATAGTCACGCGTAACATGAATGAACATGGTATCTGCTTTCTTGATAACTTTCTAGGTGAGGAGGTTGGACTGTCTATATTGGAGAACGTTCTAGCTCTCCAGCAAAGTGGCAAATTCACTGATGGACAGTTGGTAAGCCAGAAGGGCGACTCCACAAGAGATATACGAGGGGACCAGATAGTCTGGATCCAGGGGAACGAGGATGGATGTGAGAAGATTCGTTTTCTTATGAGTCGCATGGACGACCTCCTCAGACTTTGTAATGGTAGACTTGGAAAATACAGCATAAATGGAAGAACGAAAGTAAGTACTGAAGTGGAAAAGGTTTTGTCTTGAACCAAGCGCAGACCTCTCAACTACCCAAAACGTTACTCTGTAGGATTTGGCTTAGTCTAACATAACATGTAGTGTACGTTAACTGCTGCAATAGTTTCAGTTTTATATGTAGCACTTCATCGGCACTGACCCCAATTGCTGTTTACCACATACAAGTTTCATAGTTGGCTATTCATACACCACCATTGCCTTAATTCATAAGTCTAGATGTCTGAATTACaataacctttcaaaaaaaatattttcagtcACCCCAGTGTCAGGTGTGTTCTCATCCTCATGAAATGTAGTATAGGCTACCATCACAGTCCCATAATTTGATATCAGCTAAGTTTGGGTTAACTGATGGGCCTTGCTTGTCAGAAAATTTAAGTGACAGGACACTACTTACAGACTCAACTCAGTGTTAAAGCAAGAACAATAACCACTGGTTAGAAATGATTGCCACAGGACTTCACCATAGGCCTGGCCATGGTTTATTCAAGACTGATTTGGGTGTCACCCATCACCCCGGACATACTATTGAAATGATGATGAAATAGCTCTTGGAAGTCTGTgtgcctacatacatacagtattgaATGCCTGAAAAACAAAATATACAGAATCACAGTTGACCCTTTATTAAGGGAATTCACTATTGTGATCTGAAAAGACCTCCTTGCACCATGTTTCAGGGGGTAGAATGGTTTACATattgcaggcgcgcacacacaaacacatgcacacacacagagacagatcagACTTTGCAGAAACACTGCTATATTCACACTGCGTATTACTAATGAATACATGCGAGCTGACATCTCAGgagttgacctttgacccacATCGCTGGTGTGCATTGGTGGGAAGTCACATGGGGTAAGCCTGAGAAAACTGCAccgctcgcctctctctctctctcgctctctcgctctctctctctctctctctctctctctctgcttcctctccAGCTTACTGCAGCAGTTTCAGTGCAGCAGGCACCTGTTTCTTCGTGCTTTTGTTTTGTGGCATTATAACCAGGTTTTAGGTACAGTTGTACACCCACTTTTAGTGACATCAAATCAATGGAGCAGATACAATGGCAATTTGA harbors:
- the egln1a gene encoding egl nine homolog 1 isoform X3, with amino-acid sequence MEKGKKMDPDQDQQYCELCGKMENLLKCGRCRSSFYCSKDHQKKDWRKHKLVCKEADKSKVPPESEKTSEAPQPSPQTRKDSLTPRCEPVEKMIPNADVSGINNHTQHNGQTNKRSLDDIVTRNMNEHGICFLDNFLGEEVGLSILENVLALQQSGKFTDGQLVSQKGDSTRDIRGDQIVWIQGNEDGCEKIRFLMSRMDDLLRLCNGRLGKYSINGRTKAHGGLLRIFPEGKANQAIDIEPKFDRLLLFWSDRRNPHEVQPAHATRYAITVWYFDREERALAKEKYVTGAGEKGIKMDLNKPSNVT
- the egln1a gene encoding egl nine homolog 1 isoform X2, with the translated sequence MEKGKKMDPDQDQQYCELCGKMENLLKCGRCRSSFYCSKDHQKKDWRKHKLVCKEADKSKVPPESEKTSEAPQPSPQTRKDSLTPRCEPVEKMIPNADVSGINNHTQHNGQTNKRSLDDIVTRNMNEHGICFLDNFLGEEVGLSILENVLALQQSGKFTDGQLVSQKGDSTRDIRGDQIVWIQGNEDGCEKIRFLMSRMDDLLRLCNGRLGKYSINGRTKAMVACYPGEGKGYVRHVDNPNGDGRCVTCIYYLNKDWDAKAHGGLLRIFPEGKANQAIDIEPKFDRLLLFWSDRRNPHEVQPAHATRYAITVWYFDREERALAKEKYVTGTVIKFIEQVLERKE
- the egln1a gene encoding egl nine homolog 1 isoform X1, with protein sequence MEKGKKMDPDQDQQYCELCGKMENLLKCGRCRSSFYCSKDHQKKDWRKHKLVCKEADKSKVPPESEKTSEAPQPSPQTRKDSLTPRCEPVEKMIPNADVSGINNHTQHNGQTNKRSLDDIVTRNMNEHGICFLDNFLGEEVGLSILENVLALQQSGKFTDGQLVSQKGDSTRDIRGDQIVWIQGNEDGCEKIRFLMSRMDDLLRLCNGRLGKYSINGRTKAMVACYPGEGKGYVRHVDNPNGDGRCVTCIYYLNKDWDAKAHGGLLRIFPEGKANQAIDIEPKFDRLLLFWSDRRNPHEVQPAHATRYAITVWYFDREERALAKEKYVTGAGEKGIKMDLNKPSNVT